In Candidatus Bathyarchaeota archaeon, the following proteins share a genomic window:
- a CDS encoding HesA/MoeB/ThiF family protein, whose protein sequence is MVSASTFDPSEFYKRQTALFELGHKGQEKLWRSKVAIVGAGGLGSASTVYLALAGVGHLRIVDQDTVELSNLHRQILYNLDDLRYPKVEAAAQKIKRMNPEVKVKAIPESVRESNVDKIVEDTDCVVDGLDNMRTRYLLNRACARNGIPYVFGGAIGIEGNLSIFAPPETPCLECILP, encoded by the coding sequence ATGGTTTCGGCTAGTACTTTTGATCCTTCGGAATTCTATAAGCGACAGACAGCACTTTTTGAACTTGGTCATAAGGGTCAAGAAAAGCTGTGGCGGTCCAAAGTAGCCATAGTAGGAGCTGGCGGACTTGGGAGTGCATCTACTGTCTATCTTGCCTTAGCAGGCGTCGGACACTTGCGTATAGTCGATCAGGATACAGTTGAACTCAGTAACTTGCATCGACAGATACTGTACAATCTAGATGATTTGCGGTATCCCAAGGTTGAAGCAGCGGCCCAAAAGATTAAGCGAATGAACCCTGAGGTGAAAGTGAAGGCGATTCCGGAAAGCGTCAGAGAAAGCAACGTGGACAAAATAGTTGAGGACACAGACTGTGTAGTTGACGGGTTAGACAATATGCGAACACGGTATCTTCTGAACCGTGCTTGTGCCCGAAACGGAATCCCGTACGTTTTTGGCGGTGCCATCGGTATTGAAGGAAATCTTTCCATCTTTGCTCCTCCAGAGACTCCCTGCCTCGAATGTATCTTACCTA